GTGTTTGAAGTAATAGCCACCAAGCATAAAAATAAAATTAACCACGGCAATGTTCCAAACGATTTTTTTGTAATTTCTAGATTTATCTAAGAAATGAAACGCGATAAAAAGGAAGAGCAAGAGGCAAGTATAAATGGCTGGATACATTTTAAAAGCTGCTAAAAAATCACCTTGAAAAAGTAAGAATAGAGAGCGCTGAAATCCGCACCCCAAACAGTCATAACCAAAGAAGGTTTTGAATAGGCAAGGGATCATGTATTTCTCTAAGCTCATGGTGAATCTTTTTTGCAATTTTACTAAAAAAATATGAGAAACGTTTGGAGTGGTATAGAACTAGTACTTGAAAGTTTTATACTTTTGAAATCTTAAAATAAAGAAAGGATGAAAACTTTTAAAATTATAATAATGATTCTTGCGATTTCGGTTGCCTTATACGAACAGGTTTCGGAAGAAAAAAATATCTATATCATGATTGCTGCAATTGTAGTTTTCATGTTCGGAATGATGCAGCTTAGTGCTAAGACACCAAGTAAAAATAACGATAAAGAAGAGTAGGATGCTGGTAAAAGGAGATAAGGTTTCTGTACTTGATGAAGCCATAAACGGAACGGTAATTTCGGTGAAAAATAATGAGATTTTGATTGAAACTGAGGATGGATTTATGATGACATTTTTAGTCAATGAATTAATTAAGATTCAAGAAACCAGTGATTTAATGAATTCTATTAAAAGAATTGATTTAGATGAAATTTCCAAAGAGAAAACAGAACCAAAACCGAGAAGTTTTGTAAAAGAAAAGAAAGATAAACGCGATTTTGGTGTTCCGGAATTCGATTTACATATCGAAAAATTGGTTCCTAATAAACGTGGAATGTCCAACTATGATATTTTGACGTTGCAGACTGAAACGGCAAAAAGGCATATCGAATTTGCGATTAGAAATCGCATTCCGAAAATCGTTTTTATTCATGGTGTGGGAGAAGGAATTTTGAAAGCGGAACTTGATTTTTTATTGGGCCGCTATGATGGAATTGATTTCCAGGATGCCAATTATCAGAAATATGGACTTGGAGCAACCGAAATTTATATCAGGCAAAACAATAAATAAAACCACTTTTTTTAAGCCAAAAGATGAATTGCAAAGCATAAAAAAAACGTCTATTTTTTGAAAAGATTTATATTTAAATCAAGACAAAAAACAGACGTTTTTTTGTAAGAATTATTTTTTATAATAAATATGCTTTTAGTTGGTTGCTTGTCTTTCAATTTTTCCAAGAACGAAACTGCTTCCAAGTTTAAAACTACTTTTGCCTTTTGTTAAAATTACATTTTTAAGCACAATGGTGTGGGTGTACACTTGACCTAATGCATTAGGTGATACAGTGGTGGTTACTTCAATAATTCCGCTTGTGTTAGCTATACCCAGCTGGCCTGTCCATGTTTCATCAATTGCAGGAGAACTTGGTTGTACTTTAGCACAAATGAAAGCAGGTGTAATAGATCCAGTTTCTGCTAATGCAGTTCTATAAAATACTTTGTTTTGCGTTGCCGTTATTAAACTTGTGCGTGGCTGATTACTAGCTGTTACTTCGTTGACAAGTAGCGCAGGATCAATATCATCAATTGATAAGTAGAATGTGTTGTTGTAGTTGTATACTCTAGCAACTTCATCGCATTCATAAGCCGAACCATTTGGATTGGTTTTGAAAGTCAAATCAGCTTTAGTTATATTCGTGTTGTATGTTCCGAACTTAAATTCTGCTTCAGTTTGGTTTCCGGCTGGTTTTGCAAATGTTATATTTCTAAAAATAATACTATGTTCGTAACCTCTTATTCTTGTGCTTCCGTCAGTTGCACTTGTATCTACTAGCTGAGTTGTTGCGATTTCAATCAAACCTTCAACGGCATTCCATTCTTCAGTTACTTTTGGAGTGGTAGGAGGTATTGCGCCACAAATATTATCTTTTGCTACAGTTCCATCATAAGCTCTATAAACTACACGGTATGATCCTTTTCCATTTGCGTCAATAGTATACGTGTAAGTTCCTTGATCATTAATGATTGCTCCCTGAGGCAATTGAAGCAAAAGCGCTTCCTGAGATTTTAGTTTATAAATTAAAGTATTTGTTAACGGATCGCAGGCTGACGATTCCTTTACATCAGCAAAATCTATTTCGTCTACAGTCAAATCTCCATCATCGCATCCATTCAAGAAAAGAGCAAATAATAGGAGGGCAGCATATTTTTTCATCGTAAAATTTATTTGGGTCAAAAATAGTGAAAAAATTGCCAAATGATATTTAAGATTTGACAATTGATATTTCTTAACTTTGAAGCAATGAAAAAAGTATATCTAGATAATGCCTCAACAACTGCCATGCGTCCTGAAGTAATTCAGGAAATGACAAAAATAATGCTTGAGGATTACGGAAACCCATCGTCTACACACAGCTTCGGTCGAAACGGTAAGACCATATTAGAACTTTCTAGAAAAAGCATAGCAAAACACTTAAATTGCACTGCTCAAGAAATAATTTTTACGTCTGGCGGAACTGAAGCCGACAACTGGATTTTGCGCTCTGCCGTTGAAGACTTGAAGGTGGAGAGAATTATTACTTCAAAAGTTGAACATCATGCTGTTTTGCATACTGTTTGGGCGCTTCAGGAAGAATACAATATTCAAGTTGATTATGTTAAGGTAAATGCAGACGGTAGTTTAGACCTTACACATTTGTCTAATTTATTGGCTGAAGAAAAAAAGACTTTGGTTAGTTTAATGCATGTCAATAACGAAACGGGGACAATTTTAGATTTAGATCGTGTAAGTTTGATTTGCAAGCAGTATAGCGCTTTATTTCATTCAGATACAGTTCAGTCTATTGGGAAAACGGAAATCGATCTGCAAAAGACTCCTATTGATTTTATTTTGGCGAGTGCACATAAGTTTCATGGGCCAAAAGGCATCGGATTTGCTTTTATTCGAAAAAATTCTGGTTTACAGCCTTTACTTTTTGGAGGAGAACAAGAAAAAGGTCTTCGTGCAGGAACCGAAGCGGTACATCAAATTGCTGGAATGGCAAAAGCTTTGTCTATTTCGTATGAAAAATTAGAAGAAGAAAGGCTTTATATTTTAGGTTTAAAAAATTATCTAATAGAACAATTAGAAATTCATTTTCCAAATTTTAGGATTAACGGAAAAAAAGAAGATTTCTATAATATTATCAATATCATTCTGCCTTTTTCATCAGATAAAACTTCGATGCTACTTTTTAGTTTAGATATGAAAGGAATTGCAGTGTCTAGAGGAAGCGCTTGCCAGTCTGGAAGTATTAAACCTTCGCACGTTTTAAACGAAATGCTTTCGGAGACCGATTTAAAATTGCCAAATCTCCGAATTTCATTTAGTCATTATAATACCAAAGAAGATATCGATTGGTTGATTGAGAGTTTGAAAACGGTATAAGTTGCTAAGATGTTAAGGTTCTGAGATTCTAAGTTTCTTTTCGCGGAGTGAGCTAAGAATTACGCAAAGGTCACTAAGATTTTTTAGAGCCATTAAAATGGAAAAGTTCGCAAAGCTTGTTTTGATAAAGCTTTGCGAACTTTTTTAAACTCTATTCAGATTCTCAATAATAACTTTTTTGCGGCCTTTTCGGTAAAAACTACACTCAAAGTTTTTTCAAAAACTTGAAACCTGAAACTTGAAACCTGAAACTTGAAACCTGAAACTTGAAACAAAAAACTATTTGCGAATTACTTTTACCTGAGAATCTTTGGTTAGTTTAATTATCGTAGACGATTTCCCGTTTATTTTGTCTTGGTTTAATTTTACAACATAATCAACACCGTTAATAATTTCTGGACTAATGTCCTTAAAAGCTATTGGTGTTGGTTGTCCAGAAATATTAGCAGAAGTAGAAACCAAAGGTTTTTTCATTCTCTCCATCAATTTGTAGCAGAAAGGTTCTTTTACCAATCTAACACCTAGTGATTTATCTGCAGCAATAATATTTGAAGCAACGTTTCTGGCATCATCAAGAATTAAAGTAGTTGGTTTCTCCGATAAATCCCAGATTTGCCATGCAACTTCAGGAATGTCTTTAAATACATTATACAACATCTTTTCGCCATTCATTAAAACAATCATGCTTTGTGTTTCTGCACGCTGTTTTAATTTATAGATTTTAGCAACAGCTTCTGGGTTCGTAGCGTCGCAGCCAATTCCCCAAACTGTATCTGTTGGATACAAAATGATGCCGCCTTCCTTAATTACTTCGTATGCGTTGATTATTTCTTCGTTCATTATAAATGGAATATGTAAAGTGCAAAATTAATTTTTTTATTTGGTAAAAAAATCAAATTTACTTTGCAATAATTAAGTTTTTGTAATTTATAAGATTATTTTTGCTGTTAAAGTTAGAATGTCCAAATAGCAAAAAATCCAAATTGTAAGCAGTTTTGCTTTCACCAAAAACCGTATGAATAAAGTATTAGCAAAAGTAGTTATTCCTGTATACAAGGAATATTTTGGAGAATTAGAAGAAAAATCATTTTTGCAAGGCTGCAGAATCTTAAAAGATTATGAAATTGTAATTGTGCATCCAGAAGGGTTAAATTGTTCTTATTTGACTGAAAAATGCAAGAATTTAACTTTCAAAAGTTTTTCTAAACATCATTTTGCTACTATAGATGGTTATAATGAGCTTTTGCTATTGCCAGAATTTTACGAGCCTTTTTTAGACTCAGAATATATGTTGATTTATCAGCTCGATGCATTCGTTTTTAGAAATGAATTAGCAGAATGGTGCCAGAAAGGTTACGATTATATTGGTGCTCCTTGGATTGCAACTCCTGTAGATACTTTCGGAAAGAAAATATTGAACGCAATTACTAAAAATTTCAGATCGGCAAAGAAAAAAGAGCGCGAACAGATTTTTTATAAAGTTGGTAATGGCGGATTTTCATTGCGTAAAGTGGCTTCGCATTTTGCTATTGCAAAAGAAAAAAGTCAATTTATATCAGACTTTTTAAAAGCAGATAAAAAGCCAATTTATGCTACAGAGGACGTTTTTTGGTCTTTAAAGGCTCCCGAATTTGATTCAAATTTTAGAATTCCAGATTATAAAGAAGGTGTACTTTTTGCTATAGATAGAAAACCAGAAATTGCTATGAAAATAGCAGGAAATAAGCTTCCTTTTGGTTGCCATGCCATTAACAAACCTAAAGTGAATAAGTTCTGGAAACCAATTTTAGATCAATATTAATTTAAGCTTTTGTAAAAATCATAATAGTTTTTTTGCAATATACTGAGATTATGATTTTGATTAACGAGCTGAAAAGCATTAGTTTTTATTTTTTCCTGTAAAGCTATGTTGTTTATAATTTTTAGTACGCTATTAGATAACGTTTCGGTGTCTTTTAAATCGGCTAGAAATCCCGTTTCTCCGTTTGTAATAACTTCTGGTGTTCCACCGGCTTTAGTGCATACAACAGGAATTTTACAGGCAAAAGCTTCATAAATTGTTAATGGAAGCCCTTCAGTTATAGAAGTTAATAGAAAAACATTAAATTCTGGAAGTAAATCGGCAGTATTACGATATCCAGTAAAAAATAAATCATGCTCTAAATCATTTGTGATAGCATAATTTAGTAGCTCTTCTTTAAGAGGGCCATCTCCGATTACAATGAATTTTATGGAATCAGAAGTATTGGTTTTTAGCTTAATTAATTTAGCGGTGTCTATAAAAGTGTGTATGTCTTTTTGACTTGTAAGAGCGGCTATATTTCCCACTATTTTGGTTTCTGGGGCAAAATTAAATTCTTTATGAAGAAGATTTTGATTGGTTTGTTGAGCAAATTTTTCAACATCGATAGCGTCATAAATTGTTATAAGACGGCTTTTGTCTACAATTTTTTCGAAAATAGCTTCAACAGCCTTAGAAACACATATAATTTTATGAATTCTAGAGTGTGAATATTTATATCTGTTTAAAAATTTGTCTTTAATTTTATTGTTTCTTTTTCTGCTAAATATTAAAGTAATTGATTTATTTAAAAATTTTAAAGCAATAAGCGCAGCAGTTAACGAAGAGGAATCATGTATATGCAATACGGTTATTGATTCTTTTTTGCAAATCTTAATGATAGCTAAAATAAGACTAAATAATTTGAATCGATTTGTTTTATAAGTAAAAAAAATAGCATTGTCATTTTTGCAGATGGCCGCTAAAACAGCATTATCTGGACATAAAATATATTGTTTTAGATCAGTTTTATCAGCTAATAGTTTGTAGATTGTATACATTTGCGAATCGCCGCCTCGAAACTCACTCATCGAGGTAACATTTAATATTTTCATTATTTTAAATTTTCGCAAATATATAAGAAAAGGACTACTTTTTAAAAATATTCTTCCCTTTTTTTATTTCTATGAAAGCATTTAGCTATTTTTGAATTTTAAAAGTATAGAGACCCATTATGTCATTTGAAATAAGTAAAAAATTTAAGTCCGAAGAAAACTCAATACAACAAATTATCAGCAGTTTTGACTCTTCTGGTGAACTTTTTGGAAATGGAGATCGAAATAAAATAAAATTATTTGATCTAAATGGGAAGATTGTAAATGTGAAATCTTTCAAGATTCCTCATTTTATTAATAAAATAGCATATAAATATTTTAGAAAATCAAAAGCTAAAAGATCTTTCGAATATGCAAATAAGCTTATGGAATTAGGTATTGGAACACCAGAACCTATCGCATTTGTAGAATTTTCGTCTTTATTAGGTTTAGAAAATAGTTATTATGTAAGTGAGCATCTTTTGTGTGACTTGACCTATAGGGAGCTTGTAGAAGTGCCTGATTATCCAGATCGTGATAATATTCTAAGACAATTTACCAAATTCAGTTTTGATCTTCATGAAAAAGGAATCGAATTTTTAGATCATTCGCCAGGAAATACTTTAATAAAAAAGAATGCCAACGGAAATTATGATTTCTTTCTGGTCGATTTGAACAGAATGGAATTTCACAATGAAATGTCTTTTGAAACGCGTATGAAAAACTTATGCCGTTTGACTCCATTAAAAGAAATGGTAGCGACAATGAGTAACGAATATGCTAAATATTATAACGAACCTGAAGAGAAGATTTTCAATACTTTATGGAAAGATACTTCAGATTTTCAAGAGAAGTTTTATCGAAAAAAACGCCTGAAAAAGAAACTTAAATTCTGGAAGAAGTAATTCTTCTTAGTTCTTTATAGCGAACAAAAACGCTGTACGCATTCAGATAACAGATTGTTACACCTTTTCCTCCGTCCAGAAAACCAAATCGGATTATAAATTGGTACAAAAAAGTGTATAGAGGATGAAGAAATAGCAATAGGAAATAAGGTTTTATCCCTTTAGCAAATTTTTCATTGGCTTTAAGAATTCCATAATTGTACATTTTCGATTTATAATCCTCATAAGAAGAGTAAGAGAAATGTATAATTTTATTTTTTAAAGTAGAGATTGGTCCGTTTACAATCAGTTTTTCGTGAACGGTTCTTTCTTCGTTATACCTGCATTTTGATTTGTTAAAAAGCCTAAAAATCTTGTCGGTTTGCCAGCCGCTGAAGTTTAGCTGACGCTCCTTAAACATAAAAATACGATAGATAAAATAAGCGCTTGCTGCGTTTTCAGAATTAATTGCAGTAACGATTTCAGATTTTAAATCGGGTGTTAATCTTTCGTCAGCATCAATAAATAAGATCCACGAGTTTTTGGCTTGATCTAAGGCAAAATTTCGTTGAGAGGTATAATCAATAAATGGATTCTGAATTAATTTTACGTTTTTAAAAGACTCGACAATAGGTACCGTTTTATCGGTACTGTAAGAATCAACAACAATTATTTCATCTGCAAAATCAATGTCTTCAAGAAGTGATTTTATATGATGTTCTTCATTAAGCGTAATAATCAATACTGATAATTTTTGCTTTTCATTATTCATTGGTGATGCTTTGCTTTTTCAATTTTTATACTCCTGAAAATAAGTCTCTAATTTTTTAAGCATAAGTTCCAACGGATATTCAGCATAATATTCAAAAGTGTGTTCTTTTATGTATTGTTCGGTGTGCTTCTCGTAAATCTCAGGTTTTAAGTCCTTTAAATGAATTGAAGCATTTTTTGCTTCATTCTCAAACAACTGCCAAGTTTCTTTTCTAACAGAAGGAGTGAAAATAGAGAAAGTTGGTATTTCTAGTGCTTTGGCCATATTTACAGCTCCTCCCTCGTTGCCTATTAACATTTCGCATTGAGAAAGTATTGCTAAAAACTGACGTAAATCTGTAGCGTACAAATCGAAAACAATATGCTTTTTTGTTTCTTCAGAACAATGGTTATAAACCTCCAAAGCTTCCTCTTTCTGGTTCGGAATATAATTAAAGAGAATAGTAGCGTTTGTTTTTGCTACAGTAAAATCAATAATTTTTGCCATTCCGTCAAGCGGATAGGTTTTGTAGTGCTCACTTCCTAAAATTCCGAACATAATTAGAGGTTTTTGAGGATCAATATTGTAGCTGTTTAAAATGCTTTTTGCTTCTGCAATTTCAGATTCTTTTAAAAAGATTTTTGGTTTTACATTCGTTATCTTTTCAGTAAAAAAAGGTTTAAGGAGCAATAACCTGTTTTCAATGGCCAAGCCATATTCTGATTTTATGGCATCAAAACGTTCGTAACTATAATTGTAAAAGATATTAGAATACCATTTATGATACGAAACTTTATATTTTGCTCCAGAAAAAAACGTAATTAAGCTAGTTCCTAATTTGCTGTAAACGTCTATTACGGCATCATATTTTTTTCTTCGAATCTCAAAAATGAATTTGATGAATCCAAAAGTCGATTTTCGGATTTTATTAGTCACCGGAATAATGTTATCGATATTCGGATTTTCTTTTAGAACATCAATCGAATTTGGATAACACATATAGTCAATTGTAGAGTCAGGAAACTTGCTTTTCAAGTTATTACAAATAATTGTGCTTGTTAAAACGTCTCCAATTCTTTTTTGTTGGATAACTAATATTTTCATCTAGTTTTTTATTCAATTTGAAAGCTAAAGTACAAACTATTTTATGAAGTGCACAAGTGATGACGGTAATAAGATTAAACTAAATTAAAAAGTTATATTTTTGTGGTCAACAAATTAAAAATTATAATGGGAATTAGCGGTTTGGTTATTACTTTCAATGAAGAAAAAAACATTGGGAAATGTATAGATGCCTTATTTAAAGTTTGTGATGAAGTTATTATTGTAGACTCTTTTAGTAAAGATCGTACAGTGGAAATAGCTAAAGAAAAAGGAGCCCAAGTTGTTCAGCAGGCATTTTTAGGAGATGGCCCGCAGCGTACGTATGGTTTGCCTTTTTGTAAAAACGACTGGATTTTAAATCTTGATGCAGATGAATTTTTAGATAAAGATGCTGAAGATTTTATTCTAAAGAAAAAATATTTGGAAGGAAATTACGATGCTATGAGTTTTAGAGTAAAAAACTTTTTGGCCGATAAATTAATTGATTTTTCAGGATGGTATCCAGATCATAAAGTTCGTTTTTTTAATAAACAGACTGCTCATCCTTCAGATTCTAAGGTACATCAGAAAATTGTAGCACAAAACGAGAAAAAGGTTGCCGTACACATTTTACATTATGGCTGGGATTCTCTCGATCAGATTATTGCTAAAAAGAATCAATATTCTGGATGGCATGCGCAGCAATTATATGATCAAGGAAAGCGAATTAATGCCTTTAAACCTGTTTTGAACGGAACTGTAGCTTTTGTTCGATGCTATTTCTTTAAAAAAGGAATCTTCAACGGTCTGGACGGATTGACAATCGCAATGATTCAGGCTTTTTTCTCTTATATGAAATATGCTAAACTTATTAAACTTCAAAAAAATAAATAATAAAAAAAAATCCAAATTCCAGTAATAATCAATTGGAATTTGGATTTTAAGTATTTAGACCTTTTAAAGCTTATACCGCAACATCGTATTCACGAAGTGCATTGTTTAAAGAAGTTTTTAAATCTGTAGATGGCTTACGAGTACCAATAATTAAAGCGCAAGGAACTTGAAATTCTCCTGCAGCGAATTTTTTAGTGTAGCTTCCTGGGATTACTACAGAACGAGCAGGTACATAACCTTTCATTTCAACTGGCTCATCACCTGTAACATCGATAATTTTTGTAGATGCTGTCAAACATACGTTAGCTCCAAGAACTGCTTCTTTACCAACGTGAACACCTTCAACAACGATACAACGAGAACCGATAAAAGCACCGTCTTCGATAATAACTGGAGCAGCTTGTAATGGTTCAAGAACACCACCAATACCAACACCACCACTTAAGTGTACGTTTTTACCAATTTGAGCACAGCTTCCTACAGTTGCCCAAGTATCAACCATTGTTCCTTCGTCTACATAAGCACCAATGTTTACGTAACTTGGCATTAAGATTACACCGCTTGAGATGTAAGCTCCATAACGAGCAACCGCGTTTGGTACCACACGAATTCCTTTTTCAGCATAATTTCTTTTTAGCAACATTTTGTCGTGGTACTCAAAAATACCAGATTCCCATGTTTCCATTTTTTGAATCGGGAAATACATTACAACGGCTTTCTTAACCCATTCGTTTACCTGCCATTTGTCACCAACTGGTTCAGCAACACGTAATTTTCCAGCGTCTACTAATTCGATAACTTCTCTAATAGCATCAGTTGTGGCGGTTTCTTGTAATAAAGCTCTATTTTCCCAAGCTTGTTCAATTATAGTCTGTAAAGAATTCATACGTTTAATTTTTTGGCAAAGATAAGGTATTTGTAGAAATGCAAAAAAGTAAAACGGTTTGAAAATGTTACAGATTTAACTTTTTGTTTCTTATTTGTAAGGTTAATGAAACGACATGTATTTTTTACTAATACCGCTACCGCTAGAAGTTTTTTTTATATCAAAATATGACAAAAGTCAGGGTTTCTGCTTTTTCTTCGCTTTAATTTCGCAGTGTTGATCAACAATTCCATTCCATAAATAAATCATATAAGCAGTAAAATATGAATCAAGAAAATCACCTTCAAAACAGAGTAATCATTGACAAAGAAGTAAGCTGGGATAAGACTCAGGTTATTATGAGTAAAACAAATGCTTATGGTATTATCGAATATGCCAACGAAGTGTTTGTAGATGTATGTGGCTACGAAGACTATGAATTAATGGGGCAACCTCATAATATCATACGTCACCCGGATATGCCAAAAGTAATCTTTAAAGTGCTTTGGGAAAATCTTAAAAACGGGAAAAACTTTCACGCTATTGTAAAAAACCTTGCAAAGTCTGGAAGATACTATTGGGTAATTACCGATTTTGAAATCGCCCGCGACGAAAACGACGTTATTGTAAATTATTTCGGAAGAAGACAAGCTGTACCGCAGGAAGTTATTGCGATGCATATTGAACCTCTTTACAAAAAGTTATTGCAGATTGAAGCTGCAAGCGGAGTTGAATTTAGCGAAAAGTATTTAATAGGTTTCTTAGAGGAGAAAAAGAGAACGTATGTTGAGTATATCAAGGAGCTGATTTACGAACACGAAAAGTCACAATCTAAGTTTGCTAATTACAGTGAAGAAGAGGATGCAGGAGAGGAAGAAGAACATAGAGGTTTTTTCGGCCGATTGTTCGGAAGATAAATTGAGTTATTTTTTAGGTTTGAATATTTGGATAAAAGTCCGTCTTGAGTTTTCGAGGCGGCTTTTTGTTTTAAGTTTAATTTAAAAAACATGAATTTAAAAGGTTTATATTTGTATTGTAAAACGAAAGTATTATGGAAGCGATTAGATTAGAATTTCAACCAGAAATCAGAGAGAAAGTACTTAAGTTGTTAAGTGAATTTTCTCCTAGTGAATTGACAATTATTGAAGAAGATTCTGATTTTGAAAATGATAAAAGAAAGGTGCGTGCAGCTTATGCTAAATTAAAAAGTGGTAATGAAAAATTGTATTCAGTAGATGAAGTAGATTCAATTTTAGATAATACATTTTCGGAATATGACAATTAAAATTTCGAATGAATTTTTGGAATTATTAAAGGAACAAGTTCGTTATATTTATAAAGATAAACCTAGAGCAGCGTTAAAGTTTAGGAAAGATTTACTTAGAAATATTAAAAAAGATTTAAAACATCCTTTTCTCTTTAAAAAATCAAAATATTTTGACGATGAAAATATTAGGGATTATGTTTTTAAAGGATATGTTTGTGTTTATGAAGTTGATATTAAAGAGGATAATGTTTATATCTTTGGATTTATAAAGTATAGAGAAACTCTTTAAAAAATAAAGCTTTTTCTTTTACTTTTGCTAAAAATTAAAACCATGCCAAGAATCCTTTCAATAGATTACGGACAAAAACGCACAGGAATTGCGGTTACAGACGAAATGCAGATTATTGCTTCGGGCTTAACTACAATACCGACTCATACCTTGATTGACTTTTTGAAGGATTATTTTGCAAAAGAAAAAGTCGAAGCGGTTTTGATTGGTGAGCCTAAACAAATGAACGGTCTTCCGTCTGAAAGTGCTTCTGTAATTAATGGTTTTGCAACCCATTTTTCGAATATTTTCCCAGAGATGAAAGTAATTCGTGTTGATGAGCGTTTTACTTCAAAAATGGCATTTCAAACCATGATCGACAGCGGTTTAAGTAAAAAGCAACGCCAAAACAAAAGTTTGATAGATGAAATTTCTGCTACAATTCTACTTCAAGATTATCTTTCCGCAAAAAAAT
The Flavobacterium humidisoli DNA segment above includes these coding regions:
- a CDS encoding DUF2752 domain-containing protein; translated protein: MSLEKYMIPCLFKTFFGYDCLGCGFQRSLFLLFQGDFLAAFKMYPAIYTCLLLFLFIAFHFLDKSRNYKKIVWNIAVVNFIFMLGGYYFKHFYF
- a CDS encoding Smr/MutS family protein, which translates into the protein MLVKGDKVSVLDEAINGTVISVKNNEILIETEDGFMMTFLVNELIKIQETSDLMNSIKRIDLDEISKEKTEPKPRSFVKEKKDKRDFGVPEFDLHIEKLVPNKRGMSNYDILTLQTETAKRHIEFAIRNRIPKIVFIHGVGEGILKAELDFLLGRYDGIDFQDANYQKYGLGATEIYIRQNNK
- a CDS encoding cysteine desulfurase family protein, encoding MKKVYLDNASTTAMRPEVIQEMTKIMLEDYGNPSSTHSFGRNGKTILELSRKSIAKHLNCTAQEIIFTSGGTEADNWILRSAVEDLKVERIITSKVEHHAVLHTVWALQEEYNIQVDYVKVNADGSLDLTHLSNLLAEEKKTLVSLMHVNNETGTILDLDRVSLICKQYSALFHSDTVQSIGKTEIDLQKTPIDFILASAHKFHGPKGIGFAFIRKNSGLQPLLFGGEQEKGLRAGTEAVHQIAGMAKALSISYEKLEEERLYILGLKNYLIEQLEIHFPNFRINGKKEDFYNIINIILPFSSDKTSMLLFSLDMKGIAVSRGSACQSGSIKPSHVLNEMLSETDLKLPNLRISFSHYNTKEDIDWLIESLKTV
- a CDS encoding L-threonylcarbamoyladenylate synthase yields the protein MNEEIINAYEVIKEGGIILYPTDTVWGIGCDATNPEAVAKIYKLKQRAETQSMIVLMNGEKMLYNVFKDIPEVAWQIWDLSEKPTTLILDDARNVASNIIAADKSLGVRLVKEPFCYKLMERMKKPLVSTSANISGQPTPIAFKDISPEIINGVDYVVKLNQDKINGKSSTIIKLTKDSQVKVIRK
- a CDS encoding DUF5672 family protein; its protein translation is MNKVLAKVVIPVYKEYFGELEEKSFLQGCRILKDYEIVIVHPEGLNCSYLTEKCKNLTFKSFSKHHFATIDGYNELLLLPEFYEPFLDSEYMLIYQLDAFVFRNELAEWCQKGYDYIGAPWIATPVDTFGKKILNAITKNFRSAKKKEREQIFYKVGNGGFSLRKVASHFAIAKEKSQFISDFLKADKKPIYATEDVFWSLKAPEFDSNFRIPDYKEGVLFAIDRKPEIAMKIAGNKLPFGCHAINKPKVNKFWKPILDQY
- a CDS encoding glycosyltransferase family 4 protein; this translates as MKILNVTSMSEFRGGDSQMYTIYKLLADKTDLKQYILCPDNAVLAAICKNDNAIFFTYKTNRFKLFSLILAIIKICKKESITVLHIHDSSSLTAALIALKFLNKSITLIFSRKRNNKIKDKFLNRYKYSHSRIHKIICVSKAVEAIFEKIVDKSRLITIYDAIDVEKFAQQTNQNLLHKEFNFAPETKIVGNIAALTSQKDIHTFIDTAKLIKLKTNTSDSIKFIVIGDGPLKEELLNYAITNDLEHDLFFTGYRNTADLLPEFNVFLLTSITEGLPLTIYEAFACKIPVVCTKAGGTPEVITNGETGFLADLKDTETLSNSVLKIINNIALQEKIKTNAFQLVNQNHNLSILQKNYYDFYKSLN
- a CDS encoding Kdo domain containing protein; amino-acid sequence: MSFEISKKFKSEENSIQQIISSFDSSGELFGNGDRNKIKLFDLNGKIVNVKSFKIPHFINKIAYKYFRKSKAKRSFEYANKLMELGIGTPEPIAFVEFSSLLGLENSYYVSEHLLCDLTYRELVEVPDYPDRDNILRQFTKFSFDLHEKGIEFLDHSPGNTLIKKNANGNYDFFLVDLNRMEFHNEMSFETRMKNLCRLTPLKEMVATMSNEYAKYYNEPEEKIFNTLWKDTSDFQEKFYRKKRLKKKLKFWKK
- a CDS encoding glycosyltransferase family 2 protein yields the protein MNNEKQKLSVLIITLNEEHHIKSLLEDIDFADEIIVVDSYSTDKTVPIVESFKNVKLIQNPFIDYTSQRNFALDQAKNSWILFIDADERLTPDLKSEIVTAINSENAASAYFIYRIFMFKERQLNFSGWQTDKIFRLFNKSKCRYNEERTVHEKLIVNGPISTLKNKIIHFSYSSYEDYKSKMYNYGILKANEKFAKGIKPYFLLLFLHPLYTFLYQFIIRFGFLDGGKGVTICYLNAYSVFVRYKELRRITSSRI
- a CDS encoding glycosyltransferase family 9 protein — encoded protein: MKILVIQQKRIGDVLTSTIICNNLKSKFPDSTIDYMCYPNSIDVLKENPNIDNIIPVTNKIRKSTFGFIKFIFEIRRKKYDAVIDVYSKLGTSLITFFSGAKYKVSYHKWYSNIFYNYSYERFDAIKSEYGLAIENRLLLLKPFFTEKITNVKPKIFLKESEIAEAKSILNSYNIDPQKPLIMFGILGSEHYKTYPLDGMAKIIDFTVAKTNATILFNYIPNQKEEALEVYNHCSEETKKHIVFDLYATDLRQFLAILSQCEMLIGNEGGAVNMAKALEIPTFSIFTPSVRKETWQLFENEAKNASIHLKDLKPEIYEKHTEQYIKEHTFEYYAEYPLELMLKKLETYFQEYKN
- a CDS encoding glycosyltransferase family 2 protein, whose translation is MGISGLVITFNEEKNIGKCIDALFKVCDEVIIVDSFSKDRTVEIAKEKGAQVVQQAFLGDGPQRTYGLPFCKNDWILNLDADEFLDKDAEDFILKKKYLEGNYDAMSFRVKNFLADKLIDFSGWYPDHKVRFFNKQTAHPSDSKVHQKIVAQNEKKVAVHILHYGWDSLDQIIAKKNQYSGWHAQQLYDQGKRINAFKPVLNGTVAFVRCYFFKKGIFNGLDGLTIAMIQAFFSYMKYAKLIKLQKNK